From the bacterium genome, the window GTCCTTCTCATCCTCATTCTGCTCGTCCGTCCGGGCGGGCTCTTTGGAAAATCCGTCTCGGATAAAGTCTGATGGGGATCCTCCGCAAACCTGTCTCCGTCATCGCCGCGGGGATCCTGGCCTGCTGGGTCGTCCAAGAATTCGCGACGCCCTGGATCAACCCGTACCACCTTCAAATCTTGAACACGATCGGCATCGCCGCCGTGATGGCGGTGAGCCTGAATCTCATCACCGGGCACACGGGCCAGTTCTCGCTCGGCCACGCCGGGTTCATGGCTCTGGGGGCCTACGCCTCGGCCGCCTTCACGGTCCACCTGAACCCGGACGCGCTGGGCCTCGTTCCCATCCTCCCGGACTGGGCGTGGCGCCCGCTCTTTTTCGTCACGGCTCTGGCGGCCGGCGGCGCGACCGCGGCCCTGGCGGGGCTGATCGTCGGCATCCCGACCCTGCGACTGAAGGGGGACTATCTGGCCATCGCGACCCTGGGCCTGGGCGAGATCATCCGGGTCATCGTCCTCAACCTGGAGTTCGTGGGCGGGGCGAGGGGATTCACCGGCATCCCGGAGTCCTCCAACTTTTTTTGGATCTTTTCGGCCCTCCTCGTCCTGACCGTCTTGATGGCGCGGGGCGTGTATTCCCTCAAGGGGTTGGCCTTCCTGGCCGTGCGGGAGGACGAGGTCGCCGCGCGCTCGGTGGGGATCAACACGACCCGCTACAAGGTGCTCGCCTTCGTCCTCGGGTCGTTCTGGGCCGGGGTGGGCGGGGGACTCTTCGCCCATTTGAACACCTATCTCCACACCAACTCGTTCGGCTTCCTCAAGTCGGTCGAATACGTCGTCATGGTCGTTCTCGGTGGCTTGGGCTCGATCACGGGCTCGCTCGTCGCGGCGGCCCTCCTGACCCTGTTGCCCGAACTCCTCCGCATCGCCAGCGAGTGGCGGATGATCTTCTACGCCTTGCTCCTCGTCGTCATGATGATCCTCTGGCCGCGCGGGCTCATGGGCCAAAGGGAACTCCGTTGGATCCGGAGGGTGAAACCGTGACGGCGGAACCGATCTTGAGGGCCGAAAACGCCGGCGTGCGCTTCGGGGGGCTTCAGGCCCTGAAGGGGTTTTGCCTGAACGTGGAGGAGAGGGGCTTCGTGGGCGTGATCGGACCCAACGGTGCGGGCAAGACGACGTTTTTCAACCTCTTGACCGGGGTCTCAGAACCGACGGAAGGTTCCCTCTTCGTCGGCGGCGTGCGCGTCAACGGGCTCAAGCCCCACGCGATCAGCCGCCTGGGCGTGGCCCGCACCTTTCAGAACATCCGGCTCTTTTCCGCGCTGACCGTCGAGGAAAACGTCCTCGCCGGATTTCACGCGCGGCTCAAGTCCTCGCTCGCGGCGGCGGCCTTCCGCGTCCGTTCTTATGAAGAGGAGGAGAAGGCGGACCGGGACGGCGCCTGCGCCCTGCTTCGGCTTTTCGGCTTGGAGCGCCTGAAGGACGAGACGGCCTCGGGTTTGAGCTACGGCGACCAACGAAGGCTCGAGATCGTGCGCGCGCTCGCGACGCGGCCGAGGCTCCTTCTCCTGGACGAACCGGCGGCGGGGATGAATCCCACCGAAAAGAAGGAGTTGATCGACTTGATCCGCGGCGTGCACCGGGACTTCGGTCTGGCCGTGATCCTGATCGAGCACGACATGAGCGTGGTGATGAACCTTTGTCCTCGAATCCTCGTGCTGGATTACGGGGAAACGATCGCCGAAGGCACCCCCGAGGAGATCCGGAAGAACCCAAAGGTGATCGAGGCGTATCTGGGGACGACCGCGTGATCCTGGAGATCGAAAACCTGCACGTCCGTTACGGCTCCATCGAGGCCCTGAAGGGGGTTAGCCTCCGGATGGAGGAGGGCGAGATGGTGGCCCTGATCGGCTCCAACGGGGCCGGCAAGACCACGCTGCTTCGCACCATCTCCGGCATCCTTCGGCCGTCGGCCGGTTCCATCGAATATCGTGGTCCGTCGGCGGGGGGGGAGGCCATCGCCCTTCATACCCTGGCGCCGCACAAGATCGTTTCGCACGGCATCGCCCAGGTGCCGGAGGGGCGGATGGTCTTTTCGAACCTGACGGTCTTGGAGAATCTGGAGCTCGGGGCCTACGGGCGCAAGGGAGCCTCCGGGATCAAATCCGACCTGGATCATGTCATGGAGATTTTTCCCCGCTTGAGGGAAAGGATCGCGCAGAACGCCGGGACTCTTTCCGGCGGCGAGCAGCAGATGCTCGCGGTCGGGCGGGCCCTCATGGCGCGTCCGAGGCTCCTTCTCCTGGACGAGCCGTCGCTCGGCATCGCGCCGGCGCTGGTCCAGCAGATCTTCAAGGTGCTGGTCGAAATCAACCGGAAGGGGACGACGATCCTGCTCGTGGAACAGGACGCGTACCTGGCCCTCAAATCCACGGCCCGCGCCTACGTGTTGGAGACGGGGACCGTCAAGACCTCGGGACCGAGCGCCCAACTGATGAGCGATCCCGAGGTCAAAAAAGCCTACCTGGGCGGGTGAATGCGCCATCCGACTCGCATTCTTGAGGCGCGATGGATTTACCTTCGAGTCTTGGGTTTTTGTTTTTTTGCGACGTTTGTTTCCCTCCTGGTTCAAATTCTTGGATTGATCGGTCCCCAGGGCCTATTCCCCGCCTCGGAGATCCTGGCCGAAACCTCTTTTTTGAGGACTCCGTCTCTACTTTGGCTGGGTACGTCTGATACTTGCATCTTCATCGTCGTCGGCCTCGGTCTGTGCGGTTCGCTGCTCGTCGTCTTGAACCGGTGGAACCGGATCGGTCTCGCCGTCTGCTGGATGGTCTTTCTTTCCATCGCGAGCGTGTCACCGCAGTTCACTTGGTACAAGGCCGATGGCCTGCTGTTGGAATGCGCCTTCTTGGGTTGGTTTCTGGCGCCGTCCGGGCGCAGACCCTATCTGGGGGAACAGGACCCGCCGTCATTTGTCGTTCTTTTTGCGCACCTGTGGTTGCTTTTCCGTCTCATGTTCGAGACGGGACTCGCCAAGGCGGTCAGTCCCGACCCCGTCTGGAGGGATCTGGACGCCATGGCCTACTTCCACCAAAACATGCCGTTCCCCACTTGGGTGGGCTGGCTGTTTTCGCAACTTCCCTACGGCTTTCATCGCTTTGAAACGGCGTTCACGCTCTTGGGCGAGTGCTTCGCGCCGTTCCTCCTATTCTGCGGACGGCGCGCCCGGTTCATCGCACTGGTCCTGTGGTTCTGCCTGCAGACCGGAATCATCCTTTCCGGGAACTTCCTGGCCTTCAATTACCTCTCCATCGGCCTGGGCCTGCTGTTCGTGGGATACCCGCTGTCAAAAGTCCGGACCTCGCGTTGGAAGGAAGCCGCTTATGGTCTCGTGCTCCTCCCCCAGATGTTGATCGGTTTTGCGCTTCTTTTGAGTTTTCCTATCTTTCCCGGGCTCACGATGCCCGGACCCGTGGCGAAGGCGCTGGAGACGGCCGCCCCGTTCCGAAGCGCGAATGTTTACATTCTCTATCCCTTCATCGAGAGGGAGAGGCGCATCTTGGTCTTGGAGGGCTCGGACGACGGCGGGGCGACGTGGCGGGAGTATGGATACCGCTGGCAGACCCAGCGTCTTGACCGGCGGCCGGAATTCCTGTCCCCCTTGAGCGACCGCTTCGAGAGGGAGATGCAGAGGGTCTTGGAGCGGCCGGGTGTGCTGCCCTACTGGCAGAACGAATTCGTTCTGCGCACGGCCCGGCGCCTGATCGAAGGCTCGGGGCCGGTCTCGCGTCTTTTCGCGTACAATCCGTTTCCTCAAGGGGGACCGGAGCGAATCCGCGCCCATATTTACCTCTATCAGTCGACCGACCTGAGGACGCTCCTTGCGGCCGGGAAGTGGTGGACGCGCAGGAGAGTCGGGAGCTACGGTCCCCCCATCGCGCGCGATCCGGAGAGCGGGGCAATCAACTATGTGGATTCGCCGTCATATCGAAGAAATCCGTGACGATCCCGTCCTGCGCGCGTTCGGGGCCCTTCTCGCCTTCACGCACGTCCTCACCTTCATCACTTGGTGGAAGGGGCCGCTCGACCTGATCACGGTCTTGACCTCGCGCGAGGTCATCTGCTGGCCGTTTTGGGAAGATTGTTTCCGGGCCCGCTTCCTGTCTCCCGACGGCGTCTATTGGCTGCTCCGGGCCTATCTGGCGCTTTCGGTCGCGTCGATGGTCCTCTTCGCTCGCAGGAGATGGGCCGCGCTCGCCTGGTGGTTCGTCTTGGGGCTGACGCTTCTCAAGCTAGCCATCGTGCTTCAGGACTTCCAGCTCCGCTTGAACCAGCACTATATGGCGGGCGTCGCGTCGTTCGCCTTCCTTTTTGTTCCGGAGAAACGGCGGTTTCTCAAGGTCCTCATCGCGTTCTTTTATTTTTGGGCGGGCCTCTTAAAGCTCGATCCCGAGTGGCTGTCCGGCGCGGCCCTCTACCTGCCTCTTTGGTTCTTCGCGGGAAAATGGCTGCCCGTCGTCTGCACCTACGTCGTCGTCCTGGAGATCGTCCTTGTCTGGGGCATTTTCGCGAGAAAGGGGTGGATCTTTTGGGGGACGTTCGCCCAGCTCCTTCTCTTCCACGTCATGTCCTGGCCGGTGGTGGGATTCTTCTATCCGACGCTCATGTTCTGCCTCCTGGCGATTTACCCGTTGGACAGGAGTTTTCGATCGGCCCCCGCTTTCACGGGCGGATTCACGAAATGGGGCTACGCGTTTCTGGCGCTTTTCTCACTGGCGCAGCTCGTCCCTCATTTCATGCCGGGTGATTCGGCGCTGACGGGGGAAGGGCGGCTCTTCGGCGTCCACATGTTCGACGCCCTGGTCCAGTGCGAGGCCTACGCCGTTTTGAGGAGGCCCGACGGGTCGTCGGCAAGAATGAACCTCTACAAGCCGATGGCCGCGAGGATTCACTGCGATCCGATCGTCTACTGGAACCGGGCGCGGGCCCTGTGCCGGTCGCCGGAGCATGGGACCCGCTTCACGGATTTTGACCTGGTCCTGGATTCCCGAAGGTCGACCCAAACGGCGGCAACGCCGGTCATCCGCCTGGAAAACTATTGTGCCTCCAACCCGGCTTACCGGACCTGGAGGCACAATGAGTGGATCCTCTTTTAGTCCTGGCAGATCTGCGACCAACAGGCCGCAAGGCCGCCGGTCGGGCGCGTGCAGGGCGTATTGTCGGGACAGTCCGTCGTGTCCTCGCAATTGATCAGTCCGTCGCCGTCGTCGTCGTCATTCGCCTCGGGCGAGCCGTCGTTGCAGACCTCGGCCTCGCAGAAAGGCTGCGATTGAGTCGGCGTCCCCGTGCAGCTCACGTCGGGATACGGGGCGCAGTCCCGGGTAAAGACATCCGGCGTGCAGGCGCTGTCGTCCGGGATGCTGGTGGGACGGCAGACGCCCCCCGAGCACTTGCCCTCGACGCGATGGCCCTGACAGGTCTCGGGATCGTCGCAAACGGCGGGTGACGCGAGGGAGGCCGGGCAATCCGCGTCCGTCGTGCATTCGTCTCCCGAGGAACCTCCGGTCGTTCCGCCCGTGGTTCCGCCGGTCGTCGTGCCGCCGGTGGTGGTTCCGCCGGTTCCCGCGGGTTCCTCGTTCTCGCAGGAGGAGTTGCAGCCGTCGCCGTCGACGGTGTTGCCGTCGTCGCAGGCCTCGCCTTCGTCCCGAATGCCATTGCCGCAGTTCTCCTTGCCGCAGCCGTAGGGACCTGAGAATGAGAGCAGGGTGATACCCCCTCCCAGCAGGAGGAAGGCCACTAAAAATCGAATTCGAGCGTTCATGGAATCTCCTTGTTCTTAGAATGAAACTAATCGCTGCAGATGCCTCCACTGCAGAAGCCGACGCCGGGATTGAGATTGCAGGTCGTGCTGTTGGGACAATCCACCGTGTCCGCGCAATCGATCAGCGCATCGCCGTCGTTGTCGCTCAGGTCGTTGCAGACCTCGACTGGACA encodes:
- a CDS encoding branched-chain amino acid ABC transporter permease, whose translation is MGILRKPVSVIAAGILACWVVQEFATPWINPYHLQILNTIGIAAVMAVSLNLITGHTGQFSLGHAGFMALGAYASAAFTVHLNPDALGLVPILPDWAWRPLFFVTALAAGGATAALAGLIVGIPTLRLKGDYLAIATLGLGEIIRVIVLNLEFVGGARGFTGIPESSNFFWIFSALLVLTVLMARGVYSLKGLAFLAVREDEVAARSVGINTTRYKVLAFVLGSFWAGVGGGLFAHLNTYLHTNSFGFLKSVEYVVMVVLGGLGSITGSLVAAALLTLLPELLRIASEWRMIFYALLLVVMMILWPRGLMGQRELRWIRRVKP
- a CDS encoding ABC transporter ATP-binding protein; translation: MTAEPILRAENAGVRFGGLQALKGFCLNVEERGFVGVIGPNGAGKTTFFNLLTGVSEPTEGSLFVGGVRVNGLKPHAISRLGVARTFQNIRLFSALTVEENVLAGFHARLKSSLAAAAFRVRSYEEEEKADRDGACALLRLFGLERLKDETASGLSYGDQRRLEIVRALATRPRLLLLDEPAAGMNPTEKKELIDLIRGVHRDFGLAVILIEHDMSVVMNLCPRILVLDYGETIAEGTPEEIRKNPKVIEAYLGTTA
- a CDS encoding ABC transporter ATP-binding protein gives rise to the protein MILEIENLHVRYGSIEALKGVSLRMEEGEMVALIGSNGAGKTTLLRTISGILRPSAGSIEYRGPSAGGEAIALHTLAPHKIVSHGIAQVPEGRMVFSNLTVLENLELGAYGRKGASGIKSDLDHVMEIFPRLRERIAQNAGTLSGGEQQMLAVGRALMARPRLLLLDEPSLGIAPALVQQIFKVLVEINRKGTTILLVEQDAYLALKSTARAYVLETGTVKTSGPSAQLMSDPEVKKAYLGG
- a CDS encoding lipase maturation factor family protein, which encodes MIGPQGLFPASEILAETSFLRTPSLLWLGTSDTCIFIVVGLGLCGSLLVVLNRWNRIGLAVCWMVFLSIASVSPQFTWYKADGLLLECAFLGWFLAPSGRRPYLGEQDPPSFVVLFAHLWLLFRLMFETGLAKAVSPDPVWRDLDAMAYFHQNMPFPTWVGWLFSQLPYGFHRFETAFTLLGECFAPFLLFCGRRARFIALVLWFCLQTGIILSGNFLAFNYLSIGLGLLFVGYPLSKVRTSRWKEAAYGLVLLPQMLIGFALLLSFPIFPGLTMPGPVAKALETAAPFRSANVYILYPFIERERRILVLEGSDDGGATWREYGYRWQTQRLDRRPEFLSPLSDRFEREMQRVLERPGVLPYWQNEFVLRTARRLIEGSGPVSRLFAYNPFPQGGPERIRAHIYLYQSTDLRTLLAAGKWWTRRRVGSYGPPIARDPESGAINYVDSPSYRRNP